In the Hydractinia symbiolongicarpus strain clone_291-10 chromosome 13, HSymV2.1, whole genome shotgun sequence genome, AAGAAGATGGAGATATAGAGGAAGATGGAGGAAATGACGGTGACAACGAGTCAGTGATATCGGAACCAGTAACAAACCCACCACCTCTTCCGTCcaacaaaagtaaacaaaacgtttCGGATGTCACGGGAAGACAAAAATTCCAAAAGGGCGCAACTAAAAGGAAGGCAGAGTTGGAGACTGACTTAATGTATAAGTTGAGAGACAAACTTAGTTCAAGTAACACCGACGCCAAAGATGACGATCAGCTTTATGGTGATTTACTCGCCACAAAACTGAGAAAACTAAAGAAAATAAGTAAGATCAAGGCTTAACATGAGATAGACAACATTATGTTTAGATTCGAGCTTGAAGACGAGGAGAACGCGGTACCTGATCGACAGGCCCAAGCACAAGAAAATTCTTTACAAAGGATGCAACAACAGCAATTATTAAACCATCAAGAGGTTTTGAGAAGCCCCCCACTAACTCCCTTTACCCCCATTGAGGCGTCAAGCCCTCTCTACCAGCCTCTTAATAATCAAAGAAATTTACCCAGTATCGATTCATTTCGAAAAAACTTTCAACTACAAAACGGTACCTATGTCAACATGCTAGAAAATGATTCACAAGATCCGATGGCAAATGGTCATATGTTCAGGCGAATGAGAGGAGATATGGGTAACTGAGAAGAActatatgtttttatatttcttattaggcataaaattttgaataaagtTAGGTTGTATCATTATAAGCTACGTATATTATGTAAATGTATCTTCGACTCCTTGGaacatgcttttttttaaacttgactTAAGCTCAGCAAAAATGTTTACTCTTTGTTTTGTGTTACTTTCCCTCTGCTTCATACATGCTCCCATTGCCAAGGTTGTGAGCCTTCCATAGAGTTAACATATGACTTTAAATTATCTCTAACATTAACAGCAGTATTCGATGGCCGAGATCCTCTAATGGGTGGGATATCAATTAATAAGCTACTATTCCCATCAGCGACCAACCTTCTCCATTTCCCTTCCTTGATCTCTCCCTTATCGTCCCAACTGTCAACAAAACCAGATGGACAATAAGTGGCACTGTTAGTTTGACGGAGGAAATTGTGCAATCATATTGTGGCTTTAACTATCGTTTCTGCATTGTTGACATTTGTTTGCAGGGGATTCATAAAAACTCTCCATCTGGCAGCAAGAATACCGAATGCATTCTCGATTACTCGTCGTGCTCTAGACAATCTGTAGTTAAAAATTAACTGGTTCTCTTTTATACCCTGTCCAGGATAAGGCTTCATAAGCCACTGTTGAAGCGGGAAAGCATCATCGCCAACTAAATAATAAGGCATTAGACCAAAAGTAGGGGAATTCTCGATATTTTCTGGTTCAGGAAggttcatttcttttttaaaaaacgatttcCCAATTGCTGATCTACGGAAAACACCGCTATCATTGTTTGAACCGTAATCTCCGAtatcaacaaatgaaaatacGTAGCGAGCATCACATATTGCCATCAAGATGATACTAAAAAACCCTTTATAATTGTAATATAGGGATCCGCTATTTATTGGTGCTTCCATTCTGATATGTTTTCCATCTATGGCACCAATGCAATGTGGTAGATCCCACATGTCATtaaagtcctgagcaattttcTTCCATTCATCCAAAGCTTTTGGAGGGCGCAAATATTGTTCTTTAAGACAATTCCAAATAGCTGAACATGTTTCGTTTACAATACTGCTTATAGTTGATTTTGCTATACGGAATGAAAAGCCTAATGACTGCTGACTTCCTCCATAGGCAAGATAATGTAATGTAAGACAAAGTCTTTCTGATGCTGAGATAGCTTTACGAAATTTCGTGTCTTTTTTGGAGATTTCTGGTCCGATAACATTCAACAGGTACTGGAAAGATTCCGGGGACATTCTCATAAACCTACAAGAGAGAAAGAGAAAGAGAGGAAGATTTTAGATTACTTACTtagtttcttttttcaaaattaaagaTACTGAAACTGGTTTTACTATCACTGCTAGTAATGGCAGTAATGGTTGGTAAGTTATACTTACTTGAAATAGGATTCTCGATCCCCCAAAGCCATTTCTTGTACCAGGGTATGATATATACCACATTCTTCTCTTTGTTTGTAAATTTGCCTAACCCAAATTGATCTTTTTTTTCGAGCTTTCCTTTCAGCTTCTCTTCGAGAACTTCGTTTTAAAAGTATGTAGCCAAGATATATCAGAAGGTCTTCGTCGTCCATCTTGTTAAAATCTTTCTTATTAATCCTTGCGCAAATGTGAACGGCTTGCGTCGTTCTTGCGTCACTCTTGCGCCAATCTGAAAGAAAtcttactgcgcatgcgtacgCCACTGGCGCAGCGCAGACGCAAGTAAGTCTGAACCGGGCTTAATCTGGACTTCCTCATTAATTATTCATTCGATCGAACGTACGTCTTGCTTCGAATAAACTTAACATATCATCTCTGATATGTTAGgttgaaaaaacaagaaaataacgagaaaaaattagatttttattgaaataaaacatcgccgaaaaaaattaataaaaaaaaaaatcagggtatcgggtctcgGATATCGGTGTCAGGGTATTGGGTCtcgggtctcgggtatcggtatcagggtatcgggtctcgggtatcaCATAGGGTATCGGGTCTCACTTTTCTCATATGCCCAAAGTTCACATGGATAAAATATAAATGATCTACGTGAGAGTTGATGTACGATTCATAAGATTTAGTAACATTTTGTTTTGGTAACAGCAGACACGAATCGAATTTTTCTAGAAGAAATTCTTTTCTATTTTACGATCTCTTGTGGTCAACTATTTTAATATCTTCGGTTAAGTGACCTCGTAatgctttaaattattatcttcACGTCTCCGACGTATAACGGTCAGGGCATTGTTTACATATTTATATCATCAATCTATGTTATATTAGTTAGTCAATCATCGTGATTTGGCATAGAAAATGTCAATATACCCATCTATTCAACAATTGAATGTGGGCTGTGTTTAGAAAAAGATATACCGTTTATCAGTACTAGTCCTGATCGAATAGTCGTCACTTGCTCCTGTCCTTTTTGCCAAAACAAATATATGTTTTGTTACCTGAAGACCTAAAATTCTCCATGCCTCACTTAACAAGAGAAGAGGGAATTTAAGCTTAAATATGCAGCACTTCACTCAATGTTAAATGCAAATGGgtgtaattttattatttcatctAGACGCATGGCTACTGCGCAAAAGCaccaattttttacattttggtgCACAAAGTTGCcttcatcatgaaaaaaaaataaaaaaacactatttggagcaaaaaagttattttacacGACAACTcgaataattttttcatttgtgGTCGCAAAAGCACCTTAAAATATTTAAGCTCGCAAAAACAccacttttttacatttttgttgcCAAAAGTTGCgttcataacaaaaacaacattaaaatcCACTATTTGGAGCAAAAAAGCTGAttttaattgttattttttaaggaCGCAAAATCACATTGAAATATCTAAGGTCGCAAAAACATcactttttcacattttagttGCTATAACTGGCGCACAAcacaaaaacaatataaataacCATTATTTGCAGCAAAAaccttatttaaacatttatcttgcattatttttatttatggaCGCAAAAGGACCTTGAAATATTAAGTTCACAAAAACACCAATTTTTCCCATGTTTCTTGCTAAAAGTTATTCGGATCATTTTTTCATTTAAGGACGCAAAAGCAccctaaaatataattatactagtcgataagctaCGGAAGCTCATATGGAGTTTTATGTGGGACAATATTTGTCTTCGTGGTGTGGTTTTTGTCGCGTCGTATCTTTCTTTGTAGGGTGGTTTTACGTTTTGTGGAGTTGTATCTGTCTTCGTCGCGGCGTATTTCACTTtgcggcgtatttcacttcgtggcgtatttcacttcgGGGCGTGTTATTTTGCGGCACATTTCATTTCGTGGCGCATTTCAATTCGCGGCGTATTTTACTTCGTATCGAAAATGGTTATGCTTTTTTAACGCCAAAATACTAAATTGTAGCACTTACAAGAAATCCAAGTCACATAAATAAAGTgtagtaaaataaaacaaaacctttagtttagtgctaaaaattatattctatttataagttagttttacatttgTGGTTACGAAGACATATTATGTGTTGTGTAAGagttttatgtaataatttatgtttatgtagttagtttacttgatttttgatattttcatcaGAATCCATTTAAACTACAAAATAGATAATAGATTATACAGTGTAGCATgctaaaatgtatagctagctaaatctaTAGCTAATAACGTATCGTTCATTGAAAGAAAATGACAAAAGTAATAGCTAGCTCTACCCAGTAGAAAGATCAAAGCCACTAGAAAGAAAGTGAAATATATTGTGTAAAAGCTTCACGAAATTAGTAATTCCgtgtaaaaaaaagtataactATTTCGCCCAAAAGTGAAACCTCACGAAGTGacatacgacacgacgaaacaTTAGATCACTCCAACAAAAGTAATACGCCACAAAGAAAACCATTACCCTGCAAAGAAAACCACACAACGGAGAAAAATACGACACGACAAAAACTATTACGAGTAAAAAAAAACCACGCTACGAAGAAAGATACAAAAAgcattacgacgcgacgaaaaccatACACGAATATTGTCCCACATATAACTCCATAATATAACTCCATAAGCTCATTGGTGCCATACTTTGTTTTAAAAGTGGAgcaaactattttttgtttgctCCTATTTTTAGAACCACGAGCAAACAGAAAAAATgagttttcttgtgtttttataacACAAGAAAACAATGCGTAATGAGTCTGCTCTATTTTAAAAAGTAGAGATACAATGCGCAACGTTTTTGCTCGTGTTTTCAAAAGTggagaaaaaaatatacaaaaagtttttctttcgtttttttttgttaaaatacacggattcgttgttgttgtttataagATGGCGGACGACAAATTGACGCGGGCATCAGGCGCGCTATCGCTCCAGGAAATGAAAGtaacaaaaatgtatataacaGATAGATAAGATTAACCAATTTATGTGAAAGAATGTTTGGTGCAGCcaagcttcttttatttctatttagatcgtaaaatttcttaaatatttGGGGTTCGGTACAGATGTTCTAACCAAAGTGCCTGCATCAAAGATTAATATTTTCCCGCCATTTAGAGAAGTGTGGATCGATATCCAGATAATTTTTCCAGAGTTTTTCACTTAGTCTCAATGAGTTAATTTTATCTATTTGATATCCACAAAGAGATTAACTAGGCTATGTGCGCTGTATAAATGCATAAGCATATATAAGATACACCTGTAGTGTTTTTCATATATGTATatttatgccctgttggtctaatggctatgacactcatgcaaatgagagatccaggctcaaatcctggacagggctagtaaaatgtaattattttgcATCTACAATAACCACTTTCATTTCTATGTCACAAAAATGCCATGTTTAGAAAAGGAAGTTCGTCTTGCTGTACTTCAAgcaatctttttaaaattagGGCCACTAAGTATTTTCTCCTGTGAACCCAGGCGACCCTGTTCCACGCACCGCTACCATTTCTTTATTGATTGCTCTGATTAGGCGAGCGTACCggttaatttaaaaatacgagCAAAAATGAAAATCGATTTTGCTCCACTTTTCAAAACAcgagcaaaaatgaaaattgattTTGCTCCACCTTTCAAAACGCGAGCAACAATGAAAATTGATTTTGctccattttttaaaacacgagCAAAATATGGCACCAGTGAGCTTCTGTAataagcccatggaaaaatccactttggcaaaagaacaatggaaaaataggttgttttaaatgttgtgcgacgtcagcagtgcatataccaAAAAAATTTGGCGGAAATTTCATGATTCCACGCCTGTATAGAGTATAGGGAAAAGcgatgatcaaaataatgtataggatcatatgttttcgactAGCAcctgagatataagggtttaaattttgctgacgacaGCAAAGACCTGCGAAAAgacgaaaattatttttttagaaatttatatactCGTTGCCTTTAacatatagatcttaaaacgctggtTTCGGAACAGACgtgttaatgacgtcatcaaaaaccctCAAAATCGCCATATCTCCGTAattgtttatcaaaagtacataatcctatacatttcgtttcgttttaagatctattttttttacagtacAACATATTCTTCTTGGGggtttcaaaataatgataatatataaaaatagatGCTTTCCAATTTCGGAAAATAGTCACATTGTTCAAGATTTAATGTTATTTTCTGTGATATACTTCTTGATCCTCTCAAGCATAATAGTTGACATCTCAAGACACTGAAGTTTATTCTACAACGGATCCAATTTTTAAGTTAGCAATGGGATCATCTCGTTTCTTCGATATAACTTCGGGCAATCTATATTATAGAATTTGGACCACTCACGGGACATACTACCTTGATCAATTTGGTTTACTCATTTATTGTAACACCTCTTTTTAAGCTGTTCATTTGAACGATGTGCTGCAGAAAGAGGCTGGGTCAAGTAGACTTTAGCTGTTGGGTTGAAAACCTTAACGTCAAAGTACGCTACTTGTCCCTTGACTCAGAAACCTCTTGCAGCAACTTCAACACGTGCATTACTTGTTTGAATTGTTGGCGGTGGTATGATTTCGCCAGTTCTTGCAATACTGGTTCCGTTTCAACATCCTTGCAGCATTCAGTTAACAATTCTGCAGTAAAGTCTCTTACTTCATTATGTCAAATTGAAGTGAATCCACCTTTAGGGTATAACAAAACGTGTTCAATCTTGAAAGGAGCACCACAAACGCATGTTGTTTGTAAACATATAGGGCTGTACGATTGATTGCAGTTGTTTGGTGGAGGGTAAAAACGGACGTGTTTGTTGATTGTTGATAAGTTATTGATAAAGTTATGATAAACCAAGATTTTACTCATATTTGTTACAGATTTTAACAcagatttattttgttattgatACATGATAACCAAGAAGACATTTTGTGAATTGACTAATAATTTGGAAGGAATTTACAAAATAAGTCGTTGCTCTGAAAATTGATTGCGGGAGAATTTTCTACACCAGCTTCTTACATTCCATCTAATAAAAACCAGGTGATATGAGAAAAATTCTATTTTACACATTAATTTTAACAACATTCGTAATTAGTTCCAGTGATCAACAAGTACATTATGAAACTTCATTACCGTCGTTACCAAAGAATACCCAAGCGAGACATCTTAAAAGAGGGAAATCACGGGTATTGTATTATTTACAACATGTTACGAAGCCAACCAGAAGAGGGACTACGCTAATTGACCATTTTATAACAAACGCTCAATGTAAAGTAAAACTTTGTGATGTTACTCCAACACCAGAAATAAGTGATCATGATGCTATATA is a window encoding:
- the LOC130623036 gene encoding uncharacterized protein LOC130623036, giving the protein MLSLFEARHWRKSDARTTQAVHICARINKKDFNKMDDEDLLIYLGYILLKRSSRREAERKARKKRSIWVRQIYKQREECGIYHTLVQEMALGDRESYFKFMRMSPESFQYLLNVIGPEISKKDTKFRKAISASERLCLTLHYLAYGGSQQSLGFSFRIAKSTISSIVNETCSAIWNCLKEQYLRPPKALDEWKKIAQDFNDMWDLPHCIGAIDGKHIRMEAPINSGSLYYNYKGFFSIILMAICDARYVFSFVDIGDYGSNNDSGVFRRSAIGKSFFKKEMNLPEPENIENSPTFGLMPYYLVGDDAFPLQQWLMKPYPGQGIKENQLIFNYRLSRARRVIENAFGILAARWRVFMNPLQTNVNNAETIVKATI